The Kiritimatiellia bacterium genome contains the following window.
GCTCCACCGCGGGCACGGCCTCGCGTTTGAGGGAAACCGGCGGGGCGTTCGTCCCCGCGGCGGGTGCGGATTCCGGCGGCAAGGCGTTCGTGACCGGCTCCTCGGCGGCCGGCAGCCGGGCGGCCAGGCCCAAGAAAGTTAGAAGAAGAATGAGCTTCATCATTTCGTTTTCTCCGCGGCCGCCTTCAGCCGGAGGTGGGCGGCGGCGACTTTTTTCTTCAGCGCCCGCTTGTGCTCTTCCAGCTTTCGCCGCAGGTCCGGGCGGCCCAGCGCCAGGATCTGTACCGCCAGCAGGGCCGCGTTGACCGCGCCGGCCTTGTCGAGGGCAACCGTGGCCACGGGCACGCCGGCCGGCATCTGGACCGTCGCCAGCAGCGCGTCCAGCCCGTCCAGCGCACCGCCCCGCAGCGGGATGCCGATCACCGGCAGCGTGGACTGCGCGGCTAAGGCGCCGGCCAGATGGGCCGCGGCGCCCGCGGCGGCGACCAGGACCTTGAGTCCGCGCCTCGCCGCCGTCCGGGCGAACTCTGCCGCCTCGTCCGGCGTCCGGTGCGCGGAGAGCACGCGGGCCTCGCATGCGACACCGAACTCGCGCAGCGTTTTCACGGCATGCTCCACCACGGGCCAGTCCGAATCGCTGCCCATCAGCACGGCCACTTCGGTTTTTGCTTTTTTCATCGAGCCAGCCCCCGCGCGCCAATATCGCGGCGATAGTGGGCCCGGTCAAACCGGATCAGGTCCGCGGCCCCGTAAGCCTGGTCCCGGGCCGCGCGCAGGTCCGCGCCCAGCGCCGTCACCCCGAGCACCCGGCCGCCGGCCGTCACCACCCGGCCGCCGGACCACCGGGTGCCGGCATGGAATACCACAACCCCCTCGCGCGCGGAAGCCTCTTCCAGCCCGGAAATCGGGAGGTCCGCGTCATACGGCCCCGGGTATCCGCCCGCCGCCATGACCACGCACACGCAGGACTCCGGCGTCCAATCCAGTTTGATCCGATCCAGGTTCCCGTCGGCGCAGGCCATGAGCGCCGGCAGGATATCGCCCTGCCAGCGCGGCAGGATGGCCTGGGTCTCCGGGTCGCCAAACCGGCAGTTGAATTCCAGCACCTTAGGCCCCGTCGACGCCAGCATGAGGCCGGCGTAAAGCACTCCGCGATAAATAATTCCGCGCCGGGAAAGCTCGCTAATCGTCCGCTCGAAAACATCGGACCGGACGGCCTGCCACTGGGCCGGGGTCAGCACGGGCGCGGGTGAGTAGGCGCCCATGCCGCCGGTGTTCGGGCCCGCATCTCCGTCCCCCACCCGCTTATGATCCTGGGCGGAGGCCAGAAGTTCGATGTGGCGGCCGTCGGTGAGGGCGAGGACGGAGACCTCTTCGCCCTCGAGCCGCTCCTCGATCAGCACCTCGCGGCCCGCCTCGCCGAACGAGCGGTTGACCAGGGCGTCCTCAACGGCTTTTTCGGCCTCGGCGGGCGTGTCGCAGACGGCTACGCCCTTGCCGGCGGCGAGGCCGTCAGCCTTGACCACGACCCGGCCGGGCTGACCGTGTATATAGGAGAGGGCCGCGCCCGCATCGGTGAACCGCGCGGCGCGGGCGGTGGGGACGCCGGCTTTTTCCATGATTTCCTT
Protein-coding sequences here:
- the purE gene encoding 5-(carboxyamino)imidazole ribonucleotide mutase — encoded protein: MKKAKTEVAVLMGSDSDWPVVEHAVKTLREFGVACEARVLSAHRTPDEAAEFARTAARRGLKVLVAAAGAAAHLAGALAAQSTLPVIGIPLRGGALDGLDALLATVQMPAGVPVATVALDKAGAVNAALLAVQILALGRPDLRRKLEEHKRALKKKVAAAHLRLKAAAEKTK
- the purD gene encoding phosphoribosylamine--glycine ligase, producing the protein MRILIVGGGGREHALAWKISRDSCRPELFCAPGNAGTSRLAENLMIPASDLDSLTAWARETRPDLTVIGPEASLCAGLADRLQAAGLRVFGPGRAAARLEGSKAFAKEIMEKAGVPTARAARFTDAGAALSYIHGQPGRVVVKADGLAAGKGVAVCDTPAEAEKAVEDALVNRSFGEAGREVLIEERLEGEEVSVLALTDGRHIELLASAQDHKRVGDGDAGPNTGGMGAYSPAPVLTPAQWQAVRSDVFERTISELSRRGIIYRGVLYAGLMLASTGPKVLEFNCRFGDPETQAILPRWQGDILPALMACADGNLDRIKLDWTPESCVCVVMAAGGYPGPYDADLPISGLEEASAREGVVVFHAGTRWSGGRVVTAGGRVLGVTALGADLRAARDQAYGAADLIRFDRAHYRRDIGARGLAR